From the Lathyrus oleraceus cultivar Zhongwan6 chromosome 4, CAAS_Psat_ZW6_1.0, whole genome shotgun sequence genome, one window contains:
- the LOC127138356 gene encoding uncharacterized protein LOC127138356: MLAFCSLPFPLLYAPLPNPRIQNFKNSNFHSQIPSSMSSWSCHKCTFLNPPSQISECQICSSSPPPPSLSPSPSSSSISPKWSCKSCTLFNSYKNSTCHLCGTRSHALSVSTFHDLTEIEHDDSVGSVFLPLRSCKRKAVDSAEDSAQPLDSKRSCNPIDLTEKDDSGKGLSSLKILSYNVWFREDLELHKRMKAIGDLVQLHSPDIICFQEVTPDIYDIFKRSSWWNVYHCSVSSDKAHSRSYFCMLLSKLPVKSFSTKSFSNSIMGRELCIAEVEDVSGKSLVVATSHLESPSPAPPKWDQMFTKERVEQANEALSILKSYPNAVFGGDMNWDEKKDGQYPLQDGWVDAWSELRPNETGWTYDTKSNQMLTGNRTLQKRLDRFVCHLRDLEISSIDMIGMDEIPGVSHIKEKKVRSEIKQLVLPVLPSDHYGLLLTISSK, from the exons ATGCTCGCGTTTTGTTCCTTACCCTTTCCTTTACTTTACGCTCCACTCCCAAACCCTAGaattcaaaatttcaaaaactCCAACTTCCATTCCCAAATCCCATCATCAATGTCTTCTTGGTCATGCCACAAATGCACTTTCCTCAATCCTCCTTCTCAAATTTCCGAATGCCAAATCTGTTCATCATCACCTCCACCTCCATCTCTCTCTCCctctccttcttcttcttcgaTTTCCCCAAAATGGTCCTGCAAATCGTGCACTCTCTTCAACTCTTACAAAAACTCCACTTGCCACCTCTGCGGTACTCGAAGCCACGCTCTTTCCGTTTCCACTTTTCACGATTTGACTGAAATCGAACACGATGATTCCGTTGGCTCTGTTTTCTTGCCTCTTCGATCTTGCAAAAGGAAAGCCGTAGATTCCGCTGAAGATTCTGCTCAACCACTGGATTCTAAGCGTTCCTGCAACCCCATTGATCTCACCG AGAAAGATGATTCTGGAAAAGGTCTTAGTTCGTTGAAGATTTTAAGTTACAATGTTTGGTTCCGCGAAGACTTGGAATTGCACAAGAGGATGAAAGCTATTGGTGACCTTGTTCAATTGCATTCCCCTGATATTATCTGTTTTCAG GAGGTTACTCCAGATATATATGACATTTTCAAGCGATCCTCTTGGTGGAATGTTTATCATTGTTCAGTTTCTTCTGACAAGGCTCATTCAAGATCCTACTTTTGTATGCTG TTGAGCAAACTACCTGTGAAATCTTTCTCTACCAAATCATTTAGCAACTCTATAATGGGAAGAGAACTTTGCATTGCTGAAGTGGAGGATGTGAGCGGCAAGTCGTTGGTTGTAGCCACCAGCCATCTGGAGAGTCCCAGTCCGGCCCCTCCGAAATGGGATCAAATGTTCACCAAGGAACGAGTGGAGCAAGCTAATGAGGCTCTAAGCATTCTCAAGAGCTACCCTAATGCTGTTTTTGGGGGTGACATGAACTGGGATGAGAAAAAGGATGGTCAATATCCTTTACAAGACGGGTGGGTTGATGCCTGGTCTGAGCTAAGACCAAATGAAACTGGTTGGACGTATGATACCAAGTCAAACCAGATGTTGACAGGCAATCGTACTCTCCAAAAGCGATTAGATCGTTTTGTTTGCCATTTACGTGATCTTGAGATAAGTagtattgacatgattgggatggATGAAATACCTGGTGTATCACACATCAAAGAGAAGAAAGTAAGAAGTGAGATCAAACAACTGGTACTCCCTGTTTTGCCCAGTGATCATTATGGTCTCCTTTTGACAATTTCTAGCAAGTAA
- the LOC127138357 gene encoding glucan endo-1,3-beta-glucosidase 1 isoform X1 — MANSNNFILLISFLSFSFLSISTSGETEQKGPFVGVNIGTDVENMPATSDIVSFLQLQKITHVRLYDANPDILKSLSGTKIRVIISVPNNQLLAIGSSNTTAASWIQRNVVAYYPQTLITGISVGDEVLTTVYSSAPLLLPAMESLYNALVSSNLHQQIKVSTPHAASIILDPFPPSQAFFNQTLVDVLLPILQFLSKTESPLMMNLYPYYVFMQNKGVVPLDNALFKPVTPNKEMVDPNTLLHYTNVLDAMIDSAYFSMKNLNVTDVVVLVTETGWPSKGDSKEPYATKDNADTYNSNLIKHVFDHSGTPLHPEATSSVFIYELFNEDLRSPPVSEANWGLFYGNTTAVYLLHVSGIGTFLANDTTNQTYCIAMDGFDSKTLQAALDWACGPGRANCSEIQPGESCYKPNNVKNHASYAFDSYYQKEGKSPGSCDFKGVAMITTTDPSHGSCEFPGSKNVSNKTKEVVNSTESSSAGEKLRFRTMNTVNNILHIFLTCLSALLLVLL; from the exons ATGGCAAATTCTAACAACTTCATCCTTCTCATTTCCTTCCTCTCATTTTCCTTCCTCTCCATTTCCACCTCAG GTGAAACTGAACAAAAAGGACCATTCGTCGGTGTTAACATCGGAACCGACGTTGAAAACATGCCAGCAACTTCCGACATAGTTTCATTTCTTCAGTTACAAAAAATAACACACGTTCGTCTCTACGATGCAAACCCCGACATTCTTAAATCCTTGTCCGGAACCAAAATTCGCGTCATCATCAGTGTCCCTAACAACCAGCTTCTCGCTATTGGTTCTTCCAACACCACCGCAGCTTCATGGATCCAACGAAACGTCGTCGCTTATTACCCTCAGACATTAATCACCGGAATCTCCGTCGGTGACGAGGTTCTTACCACAGTTTATTCTTCCGCTCCTCTTCTTCTTCCTGCTATGGAATCTCTTTACAATGCTCTTGTTTCTTCGAATCTTCATCAGCAAATCAAAGTCTCAACTCCTCATGCTGCTTCGATTATTCTTGACCCTTTTCCACCTTCTCAGGCTTTTTTCAACCAAACCCTCGTTGATGTTCTTCTACCGATTCTTCAGTTTCTTTCTAAAACGGAATCGCCATTGATGATGAATCTTTATCCTTATTATGTTTTCATGCAGAACAAAGGTGTTGTTCCTCTAGATAATGCGCTTTTTAAACCGGTTACTCCTAATAAAGAAATGGTGGATCCTAATACTTTGCTTCATTATACTAATGTGCTTGATGCGATGATTGATTCGGCTTATTTTTCGATGAAGAATCTTAATGTTACTgatgttgttgttcttgttaCTGAAACGGGTTGGCCTAGTAAGGGTGATTCTAAAGAGCCTTATGCTACGAAAGACAATGCGGATACTTATAATTCAAATTTGATTAAACATGTTTTTGATCACAGTGGAACTCCTTTGCATCCTGAAGCTACTTCTAGTGTTTTTATCTATGAGCTTTTTAACGAGGATTTGAGGTCTCCGCCGGTTTCGGAGGCAAATTGGGGTCTTTTTTATGGAAACACGACGGCGGTTTATTTGCTTCATGTGTCTGGAATTGGGACTTTTTTGGCGAATGATACGACGAATCAGACGTACTGCATTGCAATGGATGGTTTTGATTCGAAGACATTGCAGGCTGCGTTGGATTGGGCGTGTGGACCGGGAAGGGCTAATTGTTCGGAGATTCAGCCCGGAGAGAGTTGCTATAAGCCTAATAATGTTAAGAATCATGCTTCTTATGCTTTTGATAGCTATTACCAGAAAGAAGGGAAGTCTCCTGGGAGCTGTGATTTCAAAGGAGTTGCTATGATCACTACCACAGATCCCA GTCACGGGAGCTGCGAATTTCCTGGAAG CAAGAACGTAAGCAACAAGACAAAGGAAGTGGTGAACTCTACTGAATCAAGCAGTGCAGGGGAGAAGTTAAGGTTCAGAACCATGAACACAGTTAACAACATTTTGCACATTTTCTTGACATGTCTCTCTGCTTTGTTGTTAGTCCTTTTATGA
- the LOC127138357 gene encoding glucan endo-1,3-beta-glucosidase 1 isoform X2: protein MANSNNFILLISFLSFSFLSISTSGETEQKGPFVGVNIGTDVENMPATSDIVSFLQLQKITHVRLYDANPDILKSLSGTKIRVIISVPNNQLLAIGSSNTTAASWIQRNVVAYYPQTLITGISVGDEVLTTVYSSAPLLLPAMESLYNALVSSNLHQQIKVSTPHAASIILDPFPPSQAFFNQTLVDVLLPILQFLSKTESPLMMNLYPYYVFMQNKGVVPLDNALFKPVTPNKEMVDPNTLLHYTNVLDAMIDSAYFSMKNLNVTDVVVLVTETGWPSKGDSKEPYATKDNADTYNSNLIKHVFDHSGTPLHPEATSSVFIYELFNEDLRSPPVSEANWGLFYGNTTAVYLLHVSGIGTFLANDTTNQTYCIAMDGFDSKTLQAALDWACGPGRANCSEIQPGESCYKPNNVKNHASYAFDSYYQKEGKSPGSCDFKGVAMITTTDPITCPRNYMQSHVPATICSQPHL, encoded by the exons ATGGCAAATTCTAACAACTTCATCCTTCTCATTTCCTTCCTCTCATTTTCCTTCCTCTCCATTTCCACCTCAG GTGAAACTGAACAAAAAGGACCATTCGTCGGTGTTAACATCGGAACCGACGTTGAAAACATGCCAGCAACTTCCGACATAGTTTCATTTCTTCAGTTACAAAAAATAACACACGTTCGTCTCTACGATGCAAACCCCGACATTCTTAAATCCTTGTCCGGAACCAAAATTCGCGTCATCATCAGTGTCCCTAACAACCAGCTTCTCGCTATTGGTTCTTCCAACACCACCGCAGCTTCATGGATCCAACGAAACGTCGTCGCTTATTACCCTCAGACATTAATCACCGGAATCTCCGTCGGTGACGAGGTTCTTACCACAGTTTATTCTTCCGCTCCTCTTCTTCTTCCTGCTATGGAATCTCTTTACAATGCTCTTGTTTCTTCGAATCTTCATCAGCAAATCAAAGTCTCAACTCCTCATGCTGCTTCGATTATTCTTGACCCTTTTCCACCTTCTCAGGCTTTTTTCAACCAAACCCTCGTTGATGTTCTTCTACCGATTCTTCAGTTTCTTTCTAAAACGGAATCGCCATTGATGATGAATCTTTATCCTTATTATGTTTTCATGCAGAACAAAGGTGTTGTTCCTCTAGATAATGCGCTTTTTAAACCGGTTACTCCTAATAAAGAAATGGTGGATCCTAATACTTTGCTTCATTATACTAATGTGCTTGATGCGATGATTGATTCGGCTTATTTTTCGATGAAGAATCTTAATGTTACTgatgttgttgttcttgttaCTGAAACGGGTTGGCCTAGTAAGGGTGATTCTAAAGAGCCTTATGCTACGAAAGACAATGCGGATACTTATAATTCAAATTTGATTAAACATGTTTTTGATCACAGTGGAACTCCTTTGCATCCTGAAGCTACTTCTAGTGTTTTTATCTATGAGCTTTTTAACGAGGATTTGAGGTCTCCGCCGGTTTCGGAGGCAAATTGGGGTCTTTTTTATGGAAACACGACGGCGGTTTATTTGCTTCATGTGTCTGGAATTGGGACTTTTTTGGCGAATGATACGACGAATCAGACGTACTGCATTGCAATGGATGGTTTTGATTCGAAGACATTGCAGGCTGCGTTGGATTGGGCGTGTGGACCGGGAAGGGCTAATTGTTCGGAGATTCAGCCCGGAGAGAGTTGCTATAAGCCTAATAATGTTAAGAATCATGCTTCTTATGCTTTTGATAGCTATTACCAGAAAGAAGGGAAGTCTCCTGGGAGCTGTGATTTCAAAGGAGTTGCTATGATCACTACCACAGATCCCA TCACATGTCCCCGCAACTATATGCAGTCACATGTCCCCGCGACTATATGTAGTCAGCCACATCTTTAG